The following is a genomic window from Clostridium fungisolvens.
CTCTATTACGAAGTGGTTCATCTATAAAAGTAAGAAAAAAAGAAGCAATTAGATGTACTAATTACTTCTTACTAAATAATCTAGAAAACAAACTTGTTTTCTTTAACTCTCTTACTGGCAACGGAGAAACCTCTTCCCCGTTCAATATATTAATTTCATTTTCTTTAATCCACTTATGTAATTCAGGGTTAAGTTCTTTTATACTAGATAGGGCTTTTTTAACAAAGGTGTTTCTTCTCTCATTGTTATGTCCATCGCTTCCAACCATATGAACTAAATTTCTCTTAACTAATTGCTCTGCAGCTTCCTTTATCGTACTTCCATAAGCACCAGTTAAGCTTCCTGCGTTAACCTGCGCAAGGTTCCCTTGCTCAACAAGATTTTTTAATATTTCTGGATTATTTGAAATTTTAAAATTTCGTTCCGGGTGAGCTAATATTGGAGTAACACCTTTTAGCCTTAGTTCATAAAACACATCTTCAGTATACAGAGGAAATTCTCTCATAGGAAGTTCTATAAGCATATATTTTCTGTCATTCAGACACCAAATCAAACCATTGTTATAAAGATCTAAAAGGTTAGGAGTTATATAAACCTCTAACCCTTTAATCACATTTATACCTATATCTTGTCCTATTTCCTTAACCTTTAAAAACGTACTATCATAAGTATCTTTTTGTTGCTCGAATTCACCAGGTATATAGTGTGAAGTAGCACAAATATGTGTTGCACCCTCCAAAGCAGAATTCTTAAGCATATCTTTTGTTATATCAAAAGACTGTGATCCATCATCTACATTAGGTATTATATGACTATGAAAATCGATCATCATATCACCTACTCTTTTTCGTAATAACCATAATACTTACTATAGTAATATTCGTTTGCTTTAGTTGGAACCATGTTTAAGACTACACCAACTAGCTTTCCGCCTACCTTGTCCAACATTTCCTTTGATTTTGCAATTGCTTTCTTTTCTGTCTTTCCATAAGAAGCTACAAGTAATGTTCCATCAGCATTAACAGAAAGAATTTGAGCATCAGTAACTGCTAAAACTGGAGGTGCATCAATTAGAACTATATCAAATATTTCCTTGAATTCATTAAGATATTTAGTCATTGATTTGCTACCTAAAAGTTCCGATGGATTAGGTGGCAAAGTACCACATGTTAGTATATAAAGATTCTTTATCTCTGTTGCTTTTAAACATTCTTCTATTTTGTTTTCACCTATTATTATATTTGCTAATCCTTTTGAGTTAGGAATACCAAATTTTTTGTGAATAGTAGGTCTTCTAAAATCGCAGTCTATAAGCAATACCTTTTTGCCTGCTTGAGACATTGAAGTAGCTAAATTTGATATAACAGTACTCTTACCTTCTGAAGGACTTGATGAAGTGACTACAATCACACGCATTTCTTCGTCAAGAGAAGAGTATTGTATATTTGTTCGTAGAGTTCTAAAAGCCTCAGCCCCTCTAGATTTATTATTAACTAAAGAAATTAAATTCTTATCCATTGGCTTCCTCCATTATTCTTCAATTGTAGGAATTACACCTATTACAGGAACCCCAAGTAATCTTGTCAATTCTTCTTCATCTTTAACTGTATTGTCAAGATATTCTATTAAGAAAACAATACCTATAGACAACATAAGACCAACAAACAATGCTACAGCAATATTTAAAAGCGGTCTTGGACTATCTGGACTTGTTGGTTCTACAGCATCATCAACCAACTTAATATTGTCTTGATTGTAAATTTCAATTGATTCC
Proteins encoded in this region:
- a CDS encoding tyrosine-protein phosphatase — its product is MMIDFHSHIIPNVDDGSQSFDITKDMLKNSALEGATHICATSHYIPGEFEQQKDTYDSTFLKVKEIGQDIGINVIKGLEVYITPNLLDLYNNGLIWCLNDRKYMLIELPMREFPLYTEDVFYELRLKGVTPILAHPERNFKISNNPEILKNLVEQGNLAQVNAGSLTGAYGSTIKEAAEQLVKRNLVHMVGSDGHNNERRNTFVKKALSSIKELNPELHKWIKENEINILNGEEVSPLPVRELKKTSLFSRLFSKK
- a CDS encoding CpsD/CapB family tyrosine-protein kinase — encoded protein: MDKNLISLVNNKSRGAEAFRTLRTNIQYSSLDEEMRVIVVTSSSPSEGKSTVISNLATSMSQAGKKVLLIDCDFRRPTIHKKFGIPNSKGLANIIIGENKIEECLKATEIKNLYILTCGTLPPNPSELLGSKSMTKYLNEFKEIFDIVLIDAPPVLAVTDAQILSVNADGTLLVASYGKTEKKAIAKSKEMLDKVGGKLVGVVLNMVPTKANEYYYSKYYGYYEKE